The following coding sequences are from one Bacteroidia bacterium window:
- a CDS encoding gliding motility-associated C-terminal domain-containing protein — protein sequence MLKTIVLIWMLFGLTFMGTAQLSLSFANTQPTCYGYSDGAVNLTITGGTFPYSVTWYHNGNLFSTQEDLTGLTVGQYIVQVIDSAGLSVIDTTVLSSSYQIATIDTIVDVSCYSSTGTINITPQNGFGFYRGILYPEKWDTYQQVWLLDSAKVDTQFTRIDTLSFVWSVVAGRYQIYITDNIGLGCTIVKTVVISQPSSPVTLNKTFFHNICKYDSSGWISIVPDGGTPPYTYNWSNSATTSMINNLKTGLYTITVSDYKGCVKTETIGINDPFQPVILIADTQDVSCRDNHDGKISILNIENAKAPYTYAWTNSSTDYYINQLDSGNYSITVTDANGCRALRDFHIGMKDCDCITIYNVITPDGNGKNDTWKIENINLYPQAEVKVFNRWGTLVYSKSNGYDNTWDGKYNGDLLDSGDYYYVVILNSRDYPPYTGPLKILK from the coding sequence ATGCTTAAAACTATAGTTCTTATCTGGATGTTATTTGGGCTAACCTTTATGGGCACGGCTCAGCTAAGCCTGTCTTTTGCCAATACGCAGCCAACATGCTATGGGTACAGTGATGGTGCTGTTAACTTAACAATAACCGGTGGCACTTTTCCATATTCGGTTACATGGTATCACAACGGAAATTTATTTTCAACTCAGGAAGATTTAACTGGTTTAACTGTTGGTCAGTATATTGTTCAGGTAATTGATAGTGCCGGTTTAAGTGTAATTGACACTACTGTTTTATCATCATCTTATCAGATAGCAACAATTGATACAATTGTTGATGTTTCGTGTTATTCATCAACCGGAACAATTAATATAACCCCACAAAACGGTTTTGGTTTTTACCGCGGAATACTTTATCCCGAGAAGTGGGATACTTACCAACAGGTTTGGTTGCTAGATAGCGCAAAGGTTGATACACAGTTTACAAGAATAGACACATTAAGTTTTGTATGGAGTGTTGTTGCCGGCAGATATCAGATATACATAACCGACAATATTGGATTGGGCTGTACTATTGTAAAGACTGTGGTAATAAGCCAGCCTTCATCTCCTGTAACATTAAATAAAACATTTTTTCATAATATTTGCAAATATGACAGTTCAGGCTGGATTTCTATTGTTCCTGATGGCGGAACACCGCCTTACACATATAATTGGTCGAATAGTGCAACAACGAGCATGATAAATAATCTTAAAACCGGATTATATACAATTACTGTGTCAGATTATAAAGGTTGTGTTAAAACCGAAACCATTGGAATTAACGATCCTTTTCAACCAGTAATTTTAATTGCAGATACGCAGGATGTTTCGTGTCGTGATAACCATGACGGAAAAATTTCAATACTAAATATTGAGAATGCTAAAGCACCATATACTTATGCTTGGACAAACAGCAGTACCGATTATTATATAAATCAGCTCGATTCGGGAAATTATAGTATTACAGTAACAGATGCCAATGGTTGCAGAGCTTTGCGCGATTTTCATATTGGAATGAAAGATTGTGATTGCATTACTATTTATAATGTTATTACACCTGATGGAAACGGAAAAAATGATACATGGAAAATAGAAAACATAAATTTATATCCTCAGGCAGAAGTAAAAGTATTTAACCGTTGGGGGACTTTAGTTTATTCTAAATCCAATGGTTATGATAATACCTGGGATGGAAAATATAATGGAGATTTACTTGACAGTGGCGATTATTACTATGTTGTTATACTTAACTCAAGAGATTACCCGCCTTATACGGGACCATTAAAAATTTTAAAATAA
- a CDS encoding response regulator — MKTKIRILHIDDNIHDRMLIRDALQKEHDEFDLAEADSREIFEKYITKNNFDLVLSDFNILGFDGLQVLQVVKEINPDLPVIIVTGTGSEEIAIQAMKMGAADYVIKSVSHIKGLAPTIKAVLERKKAEEERKKAVEELQKREEFLTTIIDNIPNMIFMKDAKELKFVRFNKAGENLLGVKSEEIIGKTDYDFFPKNQADFFVKIDRDVLQTKQMLDIPEEPIDTKSGKRILHTKKIVILDKSEKPAFLLGISEDITERKQIEDALRESQLLFKTLADASPVGIFRTDTDGNTTYVNPKWSELSGLSFEEAIGNNWLHAVHPDDRVRLFVDWKSDVKKEQKSFAEYRFLKPDKSVVWVIGNAVPEITDNVIKGYIGTITNITERKSVEEELLIAKEKAEESDRLKTAFLQNMSHEIRTPMNAICGFSEMLGKADLTAEKRENFTNIIINSSNRLLSVVTDILTISSLETNQEKINYEIVNVNELIAELLSIFKIQANSKSILLQMQQGLNNEASEIYTDRTKLYQILSNLINNALKFTSKGTIEFGYIHQENNLQFFVKDTGVGIKPEFKDKIFERFRQADKSIQSRYGGTGLGLSISKAFVELMGGKIWLESVHDKGTVFYFTIPYKKGVKEEVKIKSGGQINETGTILIAEDEENNFRYLEELLIEYKFKILYAKDGKEAVDICKKNHEINLVLMDIKMPVMNGLEATKQIKEIFPNLPIIAQSAYALEHEVIGFKKQGFDDYITKPINISEFIAKISHYLIKNPKE, encoded by the coding sequence ATGAAAACAAAAATTCGCATTCTGCACATTGACGACAATATACATGACCGCATGCTCATAAGAGATGCACTTCAAAAAGAACATGATGAATTTGATTTAGCAGAAGCAGACAGTCGTGAAATATTTGAAAAATATATAACGAAAAATAATTTCGACTTAGTGCTTAGTGATTTTAATATACTGGGATTTGATGGATTGCAAGTACTTCAGGTTGTAAAAGAAATAAATCCGGATTTACCTGTGATAATTGTTACTGGTACAGGTTCTGAAGAGATCGCTATTCAGGCAATGAAAATGGGTGCTGCAGATTATGTAATAAAATCTGTTAGCCATATTAAGGGTTTGGCTCCAACAATAAAAGCCGTACTTGAACGTAAAAAAGCTGAGGAAGAAAGAAAAAAAGCTGTAGAAGAATTGCAAAAAAGGGAAGAGTTTTTAACAACAATTATTGATAATATTCCCAATATGATTTTCATGAAAGATGCAAAAGAATTGAAATTTGTAAGATTCAACAAAGCTGGTGAAAATCTTTTAGGAGTTAAAAGTGAAGAGATTATTGGAAAAACCGATTATGATTTTTTCCCAAAGAATCAGGCCGATTTCTTTGTGAAAATAGACAGAGATGTATTGCAGACTAAACAGATGCTTGATATTCCGGAAGAGCCTATTGATACAAAATCTGGCAAAAGAATACTTCATACTAAGAAAATAGTTATTCTTGACAAAAGTGAAAAACCTGCTTTTTTACTCGGAATTTCAGAAGATATCACAGAACGGAAACAAATAGAAGACGCACTAAGAGAAAGCCAGTTGTTGTTTAAGACTCTGGCAGACGCGTCACCAGTTGGAATTTTCAGGACTGATACTGATGGAAATACGACATATGTAAATCCAAAGTGGTCAGAATTATCAGGATTATCATTTGAAGAAGCAATTGGTAACAATTGGCTACATGCAGTACATCCCGATGATAGGGTACGTCTTTTTGTAGATTGGAAATCTGATGTTAAAAAGGAACAGAAATCATTTGCCGAATATCGTTTTTTAAAACCCGATAAAAGTGTTGTTTGGGTTATTGGGAATGCAGTTCCTGAAATAACAGATAATGTAATTAAAGGGTATATAGGAACAATAACAAATATTACAGAGAGAAAATCAGTTGAAGAAGAATTATTAATTGCAAAAGAAAAAGCCGAAGAAAGTGATCGCTTAAAGACTGCATTTTTACAAAACATGTCTCACGAAATACGCACACCGATGAATGCTATTTGTGGATTTTCGGAAATGCTGGGCAAAGCTGATTTAACTGCTGAGAAAAGGGAAAATTTTACCAATATAATTATAAATAGCAGCAATCGATTACTGTCTGTTGTTACAGATATTCTTACAATTTCATCATTAGAGACAAATCAGGAAAAGATAAATTATGAAATCGTAAATGTAAATGAACTTATTGCTGAATTACTTTCTATATTCAAAATTCAGGCAAATAGTAAGTCTATTTTGTTACAGATGCAACAAGGGTTAAATAATGAAGCATCGGAAATTTATACCGATAGAACTAAGCTATATCAAATTCTTTCCAATTTAATTAACAATGCGCTAAAGTTTACTTCTAAGGGAACTATAGAATTTGGTTACATACACCAAGAAAATAATTTACAATTCTTTGTAAAAGATACAGGTGTTGGTATTAAGCCTGAATTTAAAGATAAAATTTTTGAGAGATTCCGACAGGCAGATAAATCAATACAGTCAAGATATGGTGGAACAGGTCTTGGGCTATCTATTTCAAAAGCTTTTGTAGAATTAATGGGAGGTAAGATATGGTTAGAATCCGTTCATGACAAAGGCACTGTTTTTTATTTTACAATTCCATATAAAAAAGGTGTTAAAGAGGAGGTTAAAATAAAATCTGGCGGTCAGATTAATGAAACAGGTACAATACTTATAGCAGAAGATGAAGAAAATAATTTCAGATATCTTGAAGAACTATTAATAGAATATAAATTTAAAATTCTTTATGCAAAAGACGGAAAAGAAGCTGTAGATATTTGCAAAAAAAATCATGAAATAAATCTTGTTCTGATGGATATAAAAATGCCTGTAATGAATGGTCTTGAAGCTACAAAACAGATTAAAGAAATTTTCCCCAATTTGCCGATAATAGCACAATCTGCTTATGCATTAGAACATGAGGTTATAGGGTTTAAAAAACAAGGCTTTGATGATTATATAACAAAGCCAATTAATATAAGTGAGTTTATAGCTAAAATATCTCATTATTTGATTAAAAACCCAAAAGAATAA
- a CDS encoding response regulator translates to MEKLAQILLVEDNHMDVVLTLDAFKEAKLKNKINVASNGQEALYYLFGRDKYVNRDEYPMPSLILLDLKMPGIDGFEVLRQIKNTDMLKRIPVIILTSSKEEGDRTLSYDIGANSYLLKPVSFEGFTEVVKKIDDYWFTLNINAPGI, encoded by the coding sequence ATGGAAAAATTAGCACAAATATTATTGGTGGAAGATAACCACATGGACGTTGTACTTACGCTGGATGCTTTTAAGGAGGCAAAACTTAAAAATAAAATAAATGTCGCCAGTAATGGTCAGGAAGCTCTTTATTATCTCTTTGGGCGAGATAAGTACGTTAATAGGGATGAATATCCTATGCCCAGTCTTATTTTACTAGATCTTAAAATGCCAGGAATTGATGGTTTTGAGGTATTACGTCAGATAAAAAATACAGATATGCTAAAACGCATTCCGGTAATTATTTTAACATCATCCAAAGAAGAAGGAGATCGAACATTGAGTTATGATATCGGTGCTAATAGTTATCTTTTAAAACCTGTGTCGTTTGAGGGATTTACAGAAGTTGTAAAAAAAATAGATGATTACTGGTTTACATTAAATATAAATGCTCCCGGAATATAA
- a CDS encoding inorganic phosphate transporter — MFGLTIGLSILLVVVIIAALAFEFINGFHDTANAVATVIYTRSLKPHVAVVWSGIWNFIGVYFGGIAVAMGIVNLLPLDALVDQNIYHSVAMIAALIITAIVWNLATWYLGIPCSSSHTLLGSIFGVGIAFMFISVDGNVALNWKKVTDAGISLLISPVVGLLLSMMLMFIFKKIIKKKKFFGEPDPVKKPPFWIRSFLVLTCTSVSFSHGSNDGQKGVGLIMIILIAFLPAQFALDSSKNTTNMDGNIIHLGNYITKIDTNKLAVADYKVYSELKNKVSSLKLVLDKSQGPEEIPYAERINVRKNILSISKLSDKFFKSESNKDVTVINLTAKEADHFKKNVKELSTYTEYAPWWVILLISASLGLGTMIGWKRIVVTIGEKIGKSHLSYAQGASAELVAASTIGISTVLGLPVSTTHVLSSGVAGTMLAHGGRKNLQYATVKNILIAWVVTIPVTILMSGGLFLLFRWFVG; from the coding sequence ATGTTTGGATTAACAATTGGATTATCAATATTACTGGTAGTTGTTATTATTGCAGCCTTAGCATTTGAATTTATTAATGGTTTTCACGATACTGCAAATGCTGTTGCAACTGTAATTTACACCCGATCATTAAAACCTCATGTAGCAGTAGTCTGGTCTGGAATATGGAATTTTATTGGTGTTTATTTTGGTGGAATTGCTGTTGCAATGGGTATAGTAAATTTACTTCCATTAGATGCTCTTGTTGATCAGAATATTTATCATAGTGTGGCAATGATAGCTGCTTTAATAATAACAGCAATAGTTTGGAATCTTGCAACCTGGTATTTAGGAATTCCATGTTCAAGTTCACATACTTTGTTAGGATCAATTTTTGGGGTAGGAATAGCCTTTATGTTTATTTCGGTAGATGGTAATGTTGCATTAAACTGGAAAAAAGTTACAGATGCAGGTATTTCATTATTAATATCGCCAGTTGTAGGTTTATTGTTATCAATGATGTTAATGTTCATTTTCAAAAAAATAATCAAAAAGAAAAAGTTTTTTGGAGAACCCGATCCTGTAAAGAAACCCCCATTCTGGATTCGTTCTTTTCTTGTATTAACTTGTACCAGTGTTAGTTTTTCGCATGGTTCAAATGATGGTCAAAAGGGTGTTGGGTTAATAATGATAATTCTTATTGCCTTTTTACCTGCACAATTTGCACTCGATTCATCTAAAAACACAACCAATATGGATGGTAATATAATACACCTTGGAAATTATATTACAAAAATTGATACAAATAAATTAGCTGTTGCAGATTACAAAGTGTATTCTGAATTAAAAAATAAAGTGTCTTCTCTTAAATTAGTACTTGATAAGTCACAGGGTCCGGAGGAAATTCCATACGCAGAAAGAATAAATGTAAGAAAAAACATATTATCAATTTCAAAACTTAGCGATAAATTCTTTAAAAGTGAATCCAATAAAGACGTTACAGTAATTAACCTTACTGCTAAAGAAGCAGATCACTTTAAAAAGAATGTTAAAGAATTATCAACTTATACAGAATATGCACCATGGTGGGTTATTCTTTTAATATCTGCTTCACTAGGATTAGGAACAATGATTGGTTGGAAGCGAATTGTTGTAACAATTGGAGAGAAAATAGGAAAATCACATCTTTCATATGCTCAGGGAGCAAGTGCCGAACTTGTTGCTGCAAGTACAATTGGAATATCAACAGTTTTAGGCTTACCTGTTAGCACAACTCATGTGCTTTCATCAGGCGTTGCAGGTACTATGCTTGCTCATGGCGGAAGAAAAAATTTGCAATATGCTACCGTTAAAAACATTTTAATTGCGTGGGTTGTTACGATTCCGGTTACAATATTAATGTCAGGGGGGTTATTCTTGTTGTTCAGATGGTTTGTAGGGTAA
- a CDS encoding type IX secretion system membrane protein PorP/SprF → MKSILLFIAITIIFVSEMSAQQLSSYGLFHMNQYLQSPAAAGSKPYVFFSTSYMQNWSGIKGAPNIQSATVHSLVSERVGLGGKIFYENTGLSGQFGAEFTYAYHMPLGTGGTKLSLGLSALLSQYSLHKDEFIIADKDDEAINNAENSIIVPDASFGFSIYKPNKFFINYGVYQLIDREVNFLNNSLIDNKRVRHHFLNIGGLFAAGKKVKLEPSAMLKLNEKGILQADLGIKSIFSDMFAIGVYYRTGEAILPFIGVDTKYVVFGYSYGIITSDVKKYSVGNHEIMLILKLNNSKADL, encoded by the coding sequence ATGAAATCAATTCTTCTTTTTATAGCAATTACTATAATATTTGTGTCAGAAATGTCGGCACAACAGCTTAGTTCTTACGGATTGTTTCATATGAATCAGTATCTGCAATCACCGGCAGCTGCAGGATCAAAACCATATGTATTTTTTAGTACCAGTTATATGCAAAACTGGTCGGGAATAAAAGGGGCTCCAAATATTCAGTCGGCAACGGTTCACTCACTGGTTTCGGAAAGAGTGGGTTTGGGAGGAAAAATATTTTACGAAAACACCGGATTAAGCGGTCAGTTTGGTGCCGAATTTACTTATGCATATCATATGCCGCTTGGCACCGGTGGTACAAAACTTTCTCTCGGATTATCTGCATTACTCTCGCAATACAGTCTGCATAAAGATGAATTTATTATTGCCGACAAAGATGATGAGGCAATAAATAATGCCGAAAATAGTATTATTGTTCCTGATGCCTCTTTCGGTTTTTCGATTTATAAGCCGAATAAGTTTTTTATTAATTATGGAGTATATCAGTTAATAGATCGTGAGGTAAACTTCCTTAATAATTCTTTAATTGATAACAAAAGAGTACGTCATCACTTTTTAAATATCGGAGGTTTATTTGCTGCAGGGAAAAAAGTAAAACTTGAACCATCGGCTATGTTAAAATTAAACGAAAAAGGTATTTTACAGGCTGATTTAGGAATTAAATCTATTTTTTCTGACATGTTTGCTATTGGAGTATATTACAGAACGGGAGAAGCTATACTGCCTTTTATCGGTGTTGATACAAAATATGTTGTATTTGGTTATTCCTATGGAATTATTACAAGTGATGTGAAAAAATATTCAGTTGGTAATCATGAAATAATGCTGATTTTAAAGCTTAATAACTCAAAAGCAGATTTGTAA
- a CDS encoding PAS domain S-box protein: MKKKSSFNRRLFLYFLIVIFLSVFTLGFFWIENKLNNYYEEVTVLKNSFSQTKKNEIKNKIFEIKNNIQWSQYFPLNAISNTLKSQINQLKFSVNKSGSSASLSETINDSICNSQVPIFIVNDKNDRLHYYNPFSKTTVEKINEVELSLLNYIEKNKNEKKTTFCHYKHINSDDSVLCAIGVVNYTILPGYKIISIVDSINFENILKSYLLDSISNLRFSENEYIFINTFEGEALVTNGKVNKNPINILKSGNKTWTDIFKVQQSSKGYSDGVFHTYKWLLLSSSDSSLKTSYFSFIPNWKWIIGTGFYEDDVNPIIESKRKELTLELKKAVFQIILYLIISSFLCYLLSLYFSKRVLKNIGLFNSFFEKAANEDRLIDSSKVSFKEFEKLADAANIMVEEKKRALYNYNKANEKFLKAFKNSPDVITITSLADGKIIEVNESLLRITGYSPSEFINDSTINLRLWANGSDRATFIELLQKNGKSYNQEADFKLKSGEIRNGLISGEIIEIDNQKCILAVIRDITEYKNIKREVLGLEKRFRDTIENISLISVLLDLNGKITFCNDFLLERTGYSHEEVTGNDWFELFVPEFRLDVKQIFLNSIKEGKIESSYENQIKKKNGELLTIQFSNTLLYDAFGNIIGTTSIGEDITERKKIEEVEKQHSQSMIRVLESISDAFISLDTNWCYTYMNKKAGEIFGRDPEKMIGKHIWTEFPEGVGQIFYHTYYKATELQQPQFLEEYYPPYNKWFENRIYPSSDGLSIFFHDITQRKDAELEILKLNDELEKRVADRTAQLLSTNKELESFSYSISHDLRAPLRAIYGFSQILSTRHRSSLKEEGQQYMDYIVEASVRMEQLINDLLNYSRLGRKSLDMRPISLCNIINNVYSDFKQRLDEVGAGFNIDHELPVISGDESLLRQIFTNLIENAITYRRTDVNLEININCDYTAKGCLIKISDNGIGIPKEYWEKIFNIFQRLHNEDKYPGTGIGLATVKKAVNMLNGNIWVESVVGKGSVFYILLPECKML, translated from the coding sequence ATGAAAAAAAAATCCAGTTTTAACAGGAGATTATTTCTTTATTTTTTAATAGTTATATTTCTTTCGGTTTTTACATTAGGATTTTTCTGGATTGAGAATAAATTAAATAACTATTACGAGGAAGTCACCGTATTAAAAAATTCGTTTTCTCAAACAAAAAAAAATGAGATTAAGAATAAAATATTCGAAATAAAAAACAATATTCAATGGTCGCAATACTTTCCTTTAAATGCCATTTCTAACACATTAAAGAGTCAAATAAATCAATTAAAATTTTCCGTTAATAAATCAGGTAGTTCTGCTTCTTTATCAGAAACGATAAATGATTCTATCTGTAATTCACAGGTTCCGATTTTTATTGTAAATGACAAGAACGACAGGTTGCATTATTATAATCCTTTTTCGAAAACAACAGTAGAAAAAATTAACGAAGTGGAGTTAAGCTTGCTTAATTATATTGAAAAGAATAAAAACGAGAAAAAAACCACTTTCTGTCATTATAAACATATCAATTCTGATGATTCAGTTTTGTGCGCTATCGGTGTTGTTAATTATACAATCTTGCCTGGATATAAAATAATTTCGATTGTAGATTCGATAAATTTTGAAAATATATTAAAATCGTACTTATTGGATTCTATAAGCAACCTTCGTTTTTCTGAAAACGAATACATTTTTATTAATACTTTTGAAGGCGAAGCACTTGTTACAAATGGAAAAGTTAACAAAAACCCGATAAATATTCTAAAATCGGGGAATAAAACATGGACCGATATTTTTAAAGTTCAACAATCTTCTAAAGGTTATTCTGATGGGGTTTTTCATACATATAAGTGGCTACTATTATCTTCTTCCGACTCTTCTCTTAAGACATCATATTTTAGTTTTATTCCCAACTGGAAATGGATTATTGGTACTGGTTTTTATGAGGATGATGTTAACCCAATTATTGAATCAAAAAGAAAAGAATTAACTCTGGAATTAAAAAAAGCAGTGTTTCAGATTATTCTGTATCTGATTATTTCTTCTTTTTTGTGTTATTTGTTATCGTTGTATTTCTCTAAACGGGTTTTAAAAAACATAGGATTATTTAATAGCTTTTTTGAAAAAGCTGCCAACGAAGATAGATTAATAGATTCTTCAAAAGTAAGTTTTAAGGAATTTGAAAAATTAGCTGATGCCGCTAATATAATGGTTGAAGAAAAGAAAAGAGCATTATATAATTATAACAAAGCAAACGAAAAGTTTTTAAAAGCTTTTAAAAATAGCCCTGATGTAATTACAATTACTTCACTTGCAGATGGAAAAATAATTGAAGTAAATGAATCTCTCTTACGAATTACGGGATATTCACCAAGTGAATTTATAAACGATTCTACCATAAATTTAAGATTATGGGCGAATGGGTCTGATAGAGCTACATTCATAGAATTGCTACAAAAAAATGGAAAAAGTTATAATCAGGAAGCTGATTTTAAATTGAAATCCGGTGAAATTAGAAATGGATTGATTTCCGGTGAAATAATTGAAATTGATAATCAGAAATGTATTCTTGCTGTAATACGTGACATTACAGAATATAAAAATATAAAAAGAGAAGTTTTGGGATTGGAAAAAAGATTTCGGGATACAATCGAAAATATCAGCCTAATCTCAGTATTACTTGATTTAAATGGAAAGATCACATTTTGTAACGATTTTTTACTCGAAAGAACCGGATATTCTCATGAAGAAGTTACTGGCAACGATTGGTTTGAGTTATTTGTTCCAGAATTTCGCTTGGATGTGAAACAAATATTTTTGAATAGTATAAAAGAGGGAAAAATCGAGTCAAGTTATGAAAATCAGATTAAAAAGAAAAACGGAGAATTACTAACTATTCAATTTAGTAACACCTTGCTTTATGATGCTTTTGGAAATATAATTGGTACTACTTCAATCGGTGAAGATATAACCGAAAGGAAAAAAATTGAGGAAGTTGAAAAACAACATTCTCAAAGCATGATTCGTGTACTTGAAAGCATTAGCGATGCTTTTATATCGCTTGACACAAATTGGTGCTATACATATATGAATAAAAAGGCAGGTGAAATATTTGGAAGGGACCCTGAAAAAATGATAGGCAAACATATCTGGACAGAATTTCCTGAAGGAGTGGGTCAGATTTTTTATCATACTTATTACAAGGCAACTGAATTACAACAGCCTCAATTTTTAGAAGAGTATTATCCGCCATATAACAAATGGTTCGAAAATAGAATTTATCCAAGTTCTGATGGATTATCTATTTTCTTTCACGACATTACTCAACGAAAAGATGCAGAGTTAGAGATTCTTAAATTAAATGATGAACTTGAAAAACGTGTAGCCGACAGAACAGCTCAGCTTTTGTCCACTAATAAGGAGCTGGAGTCATTCAGTTATTCCATCTCACACGACCTTCGCGCACCACTTAGGGCTATTTATGGATTTTCGCAAATACTTTCTACGCGCCATCGCTCATCTCTTAAAGAAGAAGGCCAGCAATACATGGATTATATTGTTGAAGCCAGTGTTAGAATGGAACAACTTATAAATGATTTGTTAAACTATTCGCGACTTGGTCGTAAGTCACTAGACATGCGCCCTATTTCGCTGTGTAACATTATAAATAATGTTTATTCCGATTTTAAACAACGATTGGATGAAGTTGGTGCCGGATTTAATATAGATCACGAACTTCCCGTAATTTCAGGAGACGAAAGTCTTTTACGTCAGATTTTTACTAACTTAATTGAAAATGCCATAACATACAGAAGGACAGATGTAAATTTAGAGATTAATATAAATTGTGACTATACTGCCAAAGGGTGTCTTATAAAAATTTCAGATAACGGTATTGGTATTCCAAAAGAATATTGGGAGAAAATATTTAATATTTTTCAAAGACTGCATAATGAAGATAAGTACCCCGGAACCGGAATAGGTTTGGCTACAGTAAAAAAAGCAGTAAACATGCTTAATGGAAATATCTGGGTAGAGTCAGTAGTTGGTAAAGGAAGTGTTTTTTATATACTATTGCCTGAATGTAAAATGTTATAA